Proteins from a single region of Felis catus isolate Fca126 chromosome B4, F.catus_Fca126_mat1.0, whole genome shotgun sequence:
- the PHB2 gene encoding prohibitin-2 isoform X1: MAQNLKDLAGRLPSGPRGMGTALKLLLGAGAVAYGVRESVFTVEGGHRAIFFNRIGGVQQDTILAEGLHFRIPWFQYPIIYDIRARPRKISSPTGSKDLQMVNISLRVLSRPNAMELPSMYQRLGLDYEERVLPSIVNEVLKSVVAKFNASQLITQRAQVSLLIRRELTERAKDFSLILDDVAITELSFSREYTAAVEAKQVAQQEAQRAQFLVEKAKQEQRQKIVQAEGEAEAARMLGEALSKNPGYIKLRKIRAAQNISKTIATSQNRIYLTADNLVLNLQDESFTRGSDSLIKAKK, encoded by the exons ATGGCCCAGAACTTGAAGGACTTAGCGGGGCGGCTGCCCTCCGGGCCACGGGGCATGGGCACGGCGCTGAAGCTGCTGCTGGGGGCCGGCGCCGTGGCCTACGGCGTCCGCGAATCTGTGTTCACCG tgGAAGGCGGGCACAGAGCCATTTTCTTTAATCGGATCGGTGGCGTGCAGCAGGACACCATTCTGGCCGAGGGCCTTCACTTCAG GATCCCCTGGTTCCAGTACCCCATCATCTATGACATTCGGGCCAGACCCCGAAAAATTTCCTCCCCCACAGGCTCCAAAG ACCTGCAGATGGTGAATATCTCCCTGCGAGTGCTGTCTCGACCCAATGCCATGGAGCTTCCCAGCATGTACCAGCGCCTGGGACTAGACTACGAGGAGCGAGTGCTGCCGTCCATTGTCAATGAGGTGCTCAAGAGTGTGGTGGCCAAGTTCAATGCTTCACAGCTGATCACCCAGCGGGCCCAG gTATCCTTGTTGATCCGGCGGGAGCTGACAGAGAGGGCCAAGGACTTCAGCCTTATCCTGGATGATGTGGCCATCACAGAGCTGAGCTTTAGCCGAGAGTACACGGCCGCTGTGGAAGCCAAGCAAGTGG CTCAGCAGGAGGCCCAGCGAGCCCAGTTTTTGGTggaaaaagcaaagcaggaaCAGCGGCAGAAGATTGTGCAGGCCGAGGGTGAGGCCGAGGCCGCCAGGATG CTTGGAGAAGCCCTGAGCAAAAACCCTGGCTACATCAAACTGCGCAAGATCCGGGCAGCCCAGAACATCTCCAAGACG ATTGCCACATCACAGAACCGTATCTATCTCACTGCTGACAACCTTGTCCTGAATCTACAGGATGAAAGTTTTACCCG GGGCAG TGACAGCCTCATCAAGGCTAAGAAGTGA
- the PHB2 gene encoding prohibitin-2 isoform X2, translating to MAQNLKDLAGRLPSGPRGMGTALKLLLGAGAVAYGVRESVFTVEGGHRAIFFNRIGGVQQDTILAEGLHFRIPWFQYPIIYDIRARPRKISSPTGSKDLQMVNISLRVLSRPNAMELPSMYQRLGLDYEERVLPSIVNEVLKSVVAKFNASQLITQRAQVSLLIRRELTERAKDFSLILDDVAITELSFSREYTAAVEAKQVAQQEAQRAQFLVEKAKQEQRQKIVQAEGEAEAARMLGEALSKNPGYIKLRKIRAAQNISKTIATSQNRIYLTADNLVLNLQDESFTRDSLIKAKK from the exons ATGGCCCAGAACTTGAAGGACTTAGCGGGGCGGCTGCCCTCCGGGCCACGGGGCATGGGCACGGCGCTGAAGCTGCTGCTGGGGGCCGGCGCCGTGGCCTACGGCGTCCGCGAATCTGTGTTCACCG tgGAAGGCGGGCACAGAGCCATTTTCTTTAATCGGATCGGTGGCGTGCAGCAGGACACCATTCTGGCCGAGGGCCTTCACTTCAG GATCCCCTGGTTCCAGTACCCCATCATCTATGACATTCGGGCCAGACCCCGAAAAATTTCCTCCCCCACAGGCTCCAAAG ACCTGCAGATGGTGAATATCTCCCTGCGAGTGCTGTCTCGACCCAATGCCATGGAGCTTCCCAGCATGTACCAGCGCCTGGGACTAGACTACGAGGAGCGAGTGCTGCCGTCCATTGTCAATGAGGTGCTCAAGAGTGTGGTGGCCAAGTTCAATGCTTCACAGCTGATCACCCAGCGGGCCCAG gTATCCTTGTTGATCCGGCGGGAGCTGACAGAGAGGGCCAAGGACTTCAGCCTTATCCTGGATGATGTGGCCATCACAGAGCTGAGCTTTAGCCGAGAGTACACGGCCGCTGTGGAAGCCAAGCAAGTGG CTCAGCAGGAGGCCCAGCGAGCCCAGTTTTTGGTggaaaaagcaaagcaggaaCAGCGGCAGAAGATTGTGCAGGCCGAGGGTGAGGCCGAGGCCGCCAGGATG CTTGGAGAAGCCCTGAGCAAAAACCCTGGCTACATCAAACTGCGCAAGATCCGGGCAGCCCAGAACATCTCCAAGACG ATTGCCACATCACAGAACCGTATCTATCTCACTGCTGACAACCTTGTCCTGAATCTACAGGATGAAAGTTTTACCCG TGACAGCCTCATCAAGGCTAAGAAGTGA
- the EMG1 gene encoding ribosomal RNA small subunit methyltransferase NEP1 isoform X1 codes for MAAPSGGFQPRERRVGEQEEGWDAVAPKRPRLGAGNKIGGRRLIVVLEGASLETVKVGKTYELLNCDKHKSVLLKNGRDPGEVRPDIAHQSLLMLMDSPLNRAGLLQVYIHTQKNVLIEVNPQTRIPRTFDRFCGLMVQLLHKLSVRAADGPQKLLKVIKNPVSDHFPVGCMKIGTSFSIPVVSDVRDLVPSSDPIVFVVGAFAHGQVNVDYTEKMVSISNYPLSAALTCAKLTTAFEEVWGVI; via the exons ATGGCTGCGCCCAGTGGCGGATTCCAACCTCGTGAGCGGCGCGTTGGAGAGCAGGAAGAGGGCTGGGATGCGGTGGCTCCCAAGCGGCCCCGACTCGGGGCGGGAAACAAGATCGGAGGGCGAAGGCTCATTGTGGTGCTGGAAGGGGCCAGTCTGGAGACAGTCAAG GTAGGGAAGACCTATGAGTTACTCAACTGTGACAAGCACAAGTCTGTGCTGTTGAAGAATGGACGGGACCCTGGGGAAGTGAGACCAGACATAGCTCACCAG AGTTTACTGATGCTGATGGACAGTCCCCTGAACCGAGCTGGCTTGCTGCAGGTTTATATCCACACACAGAAGAATGTGCTGATTGAAGTGAACCCCCAGACTCGAATTCCCAGAACCTTTGACCGCTTTTGTGGCCTCATGG TTCAGCTTTTACACAAACTCAGTGTTCGAGCAGCTGATGGCCCCCAGAAGCTCTTGAAG GTAATTAAGAATCCAGTGTCAGATCACTTCCCAGTTGGATGTATGAAGATTGgcacatctttttccattccagtTGTCAGTGATGTACGAGACTTGGTGCCTAGCAGTGACCCTATTGTTTTTGTGGTGGGGGCCTTTGCCCATGGCCAG GTCAATGTGGACTATACGGAGAAGATGGTGTCTATCAGCAACTACCCCCTGTCTGCAGCCCTCACCTGTGCAAAACTGACCACAGCCTTTGAAGAAGTATGGGGGGTCATCTGA
- the EMG1 gene encoding ribosomal RNA small subunit methyltransferase NEP1 isoform X2: protein MAAPSGGFQPRERRVGEQEEGWDAVAPKRPRLGAGNKIGGRRLIVVLEGASLETVKVGKTYELLNCDKHKSVLLKNGRDPGEVRPDIAHQSLLMLMDSPLNRAGLLQVYIHTQKNVLIEVNPQTRIPRTFDRFCGLMVQLLHKLSVRAADGPQKLLKVNVDYTEKMVSISNYPLSAALTCAKLTTAFEEVWGVI, encoded by the exons ATGGCTGCGCCCAGTGGCGGATTCCAACCTCGTGAGCGGCGCGTTGGAGAGCAGGAAGAGGGCTGGGATGCGGTGGCTCCCAAGCGGCCCCGACTCGGGGCGGGAAACAAGATCGGAGGGCGAAGGCTCATTGTGGTGCTGGAAGGGGCCAGTCTGGAGACAGTCAAG GTAGGGAAGACCTATGAGTTACTCAACTGTGACAAGCACAAGTCTGTGCTGTTGAAGAATGGACGGGACCCTGGGGAAGTGAGACCAGACATAGCTCACCAG AGTTTACTGATGCTGATGGACAGTCCCCTGAACCGAGCTGGCTTGCTGCAGGTTTATATCCACACACAGAAGAATGTGCTGATTGAAGTGAACCCCCAGACTCGAATTCCCAGAACCTTTGACCGCTTTTGTGGCCTCATGG TTCAGCTTTTACACAAACTCAGTGTTCGAGCAGCTGATGGCCCCCAGAAGCTCTTGAAG GTCAATGTGGACTATACGGAGAAGATGGTGTCTATCAGCAACTACCCCCTGTCTGCAGCCCTCACCTGTGCAAAACTGACCACAGCCTTTGAAGAAGTATGGGGGGTCATCTGA